From Triticum urartu cultivar G1812 chromosome 2, Tu2.1, whole genome shotgun sequence, a single genomic window includes:
- the LOC125538987 gene encoding diphthine methyltransferase, with translation MDVESCNLSGNADAVEFCPHRPFRHVLAAATYTLQEQAGEEQQQQQDRVGTVSLFSVDAGAEDESRRLRLLHTVETAGVFDMKWSPSAPLLAQADAHGRLVLRRLEHEDGSDEGVVLTDVVAGNISSSMCLYVDWNQNADSLAVALSDGSLSVVPMREDRLEVSEQWTAHQYEVWTCYFDRARPHLLYSGSDDCSFGCWDLRESPSNAVFRNKKTHTMGVCCIAQNPLEENMLLTGSYDEFLRVWDMRSMMKPVDEKSLNLGGGVWRLKYHPNIPDIVLAACMHNGFAIVKAGAGDATIMETYCKHESLAYGADWQTSEAAEHNTDSSVIATCSFYDRLLRVWQPENLVNHPTS, from the exons ATGGACGTGGAGTCCTGCAACCTCAGCGGCAACGCCGACGCGGTGGAGTTCTGCCCGCACCGCCCCTTCCGCCACGTCCTGGCGGCCGCCACGTACACGCTGCAGGAGCAGGCGGGggaggagcagcagcagcagcaggacCGCGTGGGCACCGTGTCGCTCTTCTCCGTCGACGCCGGCGCGGAGGACGAGTCCCGACGGCTCCGGCTGCTCCACACCGTGGAGACCGCCGGCGTCTTCGACATGAAGTGGAGCCCTTCGGCGCCGCTGCTCGCGCAGGCCGACGCCCACGGCCGCCTCGTGCTCCGGCGCCTCGAGCATGAAGACGGCTCGGACGAAG GTGTTGTTCTCACAGACGTGGTTGCTGGAAACATTTCTTCATCAATGTGCTTGTATGTGGACTGGAACCAAAATGCCGATTCCCTTGCCGTTGCATTATCAGATGGTTCACTGTCTGTGGTTCCCATGAGAGAGGACCGCCTGGAGGTATCAGAACAATGGACTGCTCATCAGTATGAAGTTTGGACATGTTATTTCGATCGTGCAAGACCACACTTGTTGTACAGTGGATCGGATGACTGCTCTTTCGGTTGCTGGGATTTGCGGGAAAGCCCATCGAATGCTGTGTTTCGGAATAAGAAGACTCATACTATGGGTGTATGTTGCATTGCTCAGAACCCATTGGAGGAGAATATGCTACTCACTGGAAGCTATGATGAATTTCTCAGAGTTTGGGACATGAGATCAATGATGAAACCTGTGGACGAGAAGTCCCTAAATTTAGGAGGTGGTGTATGGAGGTTGAAATATCATCCTAATATTCCAGATATCGTATTGGCTGCATGCATGCACAACGGTTTTGCCATTGTTAAAGCAGGGGCTGGAGATGCTACCATAATGGAAACATATTGCAAGCATGAGTCCTTAGCATATGGTGCAGATTGGCAGACAAGTGAAGCAGCGGAACATAACACAGATTCTTCAGTTATCGCTACTTGTTCATTTTATGACCGCCTTCTCCGTGTGTGGCAACCAGAGAACCTAGTCAACCACCCAACCTCTTAA
- the LOC125538988 gene encoding 2-phytyl-1,4-beta-naphthoquinone methyltransferase, chloroplastic-like has translation MGTLAAAIPVTAAATAASGHAGGRRRRPRGSVAVRCSSAADERQALFSRIAPVYDHLNDVLSLGQHRTWKRICVSWSMAKRGDRVLDLCCGSGDLAFLLSQKVGLDGEVMGVDFSGQQLQTAASRQDQRWKACYKNIKWIEGDALDLPFTDRYFDAVTVGYGLRNVVDRPKAMREILRVLKPGSRASVLDFNKSSSFFTASLQSWAIDNVVVPLASSYGLTEEYKYLKSSISHYLTGEELEKLAKEAGFSSGKHYELGGGLMGNLVATR, from the exons ATGGGCACCTTAGCCGCGGCGATTCCCGTGACCgccgcggcgacggcggcgtctgGACACGCCGGCGGCCGACGACGACGGCCACGCGGCTCCGTCGCCGTGCGCTGCTCGTCCGCGGCCGACGAGCGGCAGGCCCTCTTCAGCCGCATCGCCCCCGTCTACGACCAT CTCAACGACGTGCTCAGCCTGGGGCAGCACCGGACGTGGAAGCGCATCTGCGTCTCTTGGTCCAT GGCGAAGAGAGGGGATCGGGTTCTTGATCTCTGCTGCGGGAGCGGGGATTTGGCGTTCCTTCTGTCTCAGAAGGTCGGCCTAGACGGAGAG GTGATGGGTGTGGATTTCTCAGGGCAGCAGCTGCAAACTGCTGCTAGCCGTCAGGACCAACGCTGGAAGGCTTGCTACAAGAACATCAA ATGGATCGAGGGCGATGCACTTGATTTACCTTTCACAGACCGTTACTTTGATGCTGTTACGGTTGGCTATGGATTGCGCAATGTGGTTGACAGACCCAAAGCAATGCGAGAGATCCTTAGAGTCCTAAAACCAG GATCACGAGCATCTGTTCTGGATTTTAACAAGAGCTCATCATTTTTCACGGCATCCTTACAG AGTTGGGCGATTGATAATGTCGTGGTTCCTCTGGCTAGTAGCTATGGACTTACTGAAGAGTACAAGTACTTGAAAAGTTCGATATCACATTATCTTACAG GAGAGGAGTTGGAGAAGTTAGCCAAAGAAGCAGGGTTTTCCTCAGGCAAGCACTATGAACTTGGTGGAGGGCTCATGGGAAACCTAGTAGCAACTCGCTGA
- the LOC125538985 gene encoding GDSL esterase/lipase LTL1-like — translation MDACSPVLVVGALLLVLLGASAPTVSAARAFFVFGDSLVDNGNNNYLMTTARADAPPYGIDFPTHMPTGRFSNGLNIPDIISEYLGAEPALPYLSPYMRGENLLVGANFASAGVGILNDTGVQFVNIIRIAQQLQNFQDYQRRLAAYIGEDAARERVSQSLVLITLGGNDFVNNYYLVPFSARSQQFEIHDYVPFIISEYKKVLARLYELGARRVIVTGTGMIGCVPAELALHSLDGSCAPDLTRAADLFNPQLERMLTELNGEVGHDDVFIAANTNRVSFDFMFNPQQYGFATAKIACCGQGPYNGIGLCTPASNVCANRDVYAYWDAFHPTERANRIIVANFMHGTTDHISPMNLSTILAMDNTRN, via the exons ATGGACGCTTGCTCTCCGGTCCTCGTCGTCGGGGCGctgctcctcgtcctcctcgggGCCTCGGCGCCGACGGTGTCCGCGGCGCGGGCCTTCTTCGTCTTCGGCGACTCCCTCGTCGACAACGGCAACAACAACTACCTCATGACGACGGCGCGCGCGGACGCGCCGCCCTACGGCATCGACTTCCCCACGCACATGCCCACGGGGAGGTTCTCCAACGGCCTCAACATCCCCGACATCATCA GCGAGTACCTCGGGGCAGAGCCTGCGCTGCCGTACCTGAGCCCCTACATGCGCGGCGAGAACCTGCTCGTCGGCGCCAACTTCGCGTCCGCCGGCGTCGGCATCCTCAACGACACAGGCGTGCAATTC GTGAACATCATCAGGATCGCGCAGCAGCTGCAGAACTTCCAGGACTACCAGCGGAGGCTGGCGGCGTACATCGGCGAGGACGCGGCGAGGGAGCGCGTGAGCCAGTCGCTGGTGCTCATCACCCTCGGCGGCAACGACTTCGTCAACAACTACTACCTGGTGCCCTTCTCCGCCAGGTCCCAGCAGTTCGAGATCCACGACTACGTCCCCTTCATCATCTCCGAGTACAAGAAAGTCCTCGCG CGGCTGTACGAGCTGGGCGCCCGGCGCGTGATCGTGACGGGGACGGGGATGATCGGGTGCGTGCCGGCAGAGCTGGCCCTCCACAGCCTCGACGGGTCCTGCGCGCCGGACCTCACGCGGGCCGCCGACCTCTTCAACCCGCAGCTGGAGCGGATGCTGACGGAGCTCAACGGCGAGGTGGGCCACGACGACGTCTTCATCGCCGCCAACACCAACAGGGTCAGCTTCGACTTCATGTTCAACCCGCAGCAGTACG GGTTCGCGACGGCCAAGATCGCGTGCTGCGGGCAGGGCCCGTACAACGGGATCGGGCTGTGCACGCCGGCGTCCAACGTGTGCGCCAACCGGGACGTGTACGCCTACTGGGACGCCTTCCACCCCACGGAGCGGGCCAACCGGATCATCGTCGCCAACTTCATGCACGGCACCACCGACCACATCAGCCCCATGAACCTCAGCACCATCCTCGCCATGGACAACACCAGGAACTAG